Below is a genomic region from Methylobacterium sp. FF17.
CGCCGAGCTGGCTGTCGCGCAGGCGCGAGACCGCGTCGTACTCGTAGAGGCCCTGCTGCGCCTTGGTGGTCGACTTGACGTTCCAGGTCAGCAGCGGCGCGCCGAGCCCCTTGGCGATCTCCTCCGCCAGCACCGTCTTGCCGGTCCCGGGCTCCCCCTTCACCAGGAGCGGCCGCTCCAGCACGATGGCGGCGTTCACCGCCGTGGTCAGGTCGGAGGTCGCGACGTAATCGGCGGTGCCGGTGAAGCGCATGAAGGGGCTCGCGGGGTTCGGGACAGGCCCCAGGGGTTAAGCCGCGTCCCGCCCGCCCGCAAGGCGTCGAGCCGGCCTGTCCTCGGCCAAGCCCTATCCAGCTCCGCTCGGAGCGTATTCCCTAGCGCCTTCCCTACAGTGTCTTCCCGTCGTGCCAGACGCAGTTCGAGGCCAGGATGCCGAGGTTCACGTCGGATTTCTGGGGCTGCGGCAGGGTCTTGCCGTCCATGGCGAGGTCGATCTTGATCTCGACCTGGCCCTTCTGCTCGTTCTGGCGACGGGAGAAGTAGCAGTATTGCTGGAAGGGCTGGTCCTCGTTGGCGCGGAAGTTCCAGCCGGTGACGATCTGGCCGTCCATGTAGGGCACCTGCTTGAACACCGTGAAGGTGGTGTTGACCGGTGCCTTCGAGGCCGGCGCGGCGTCGTTGCCGAGCTGCGCCTTGGTGGGCGTCGGCGCCCCGCCTGCCTTGGGCAGTGCGCCTTCGAGCTTGAGCACGTTGTCGGTGAGCGTGACCTCACCCTTGGTCTTCAGGGTGACGTCCGACAGGGCCGCCTGCATGGCGGCGGCGATCTTCTCGGCGGCCGAGTCGAACTGGTTCATGTAGGCGTAGCCGTAGGAGGCCGCCCCGACGCCCATGCCGGCCAGCAGCAGGAAGGCGCCGGCCCCGAGGGATCGGAACAGGAAGGCGCGGGCGGCGACGATCCGCGCCTCCGCGCGGAGGCGGCCGTTCACGCTCTGGGCGAGGACGACGTTCTCGGGCGTGCCGGGCGTGTGGATGCTCATGCGCCGGCTCCCGCGCCGACGGCCTGGGCCGGGGCGCGCCGGTCGATCGGGATCACCGCGCCGCCGGGCGGTGCCGCCTGCGCCGCGGGCGCGACGCCGGGTGCGACGGGTGCCGCCGCCGGCTCATCGGGTGCGGTGCGGGCCTGGTTCAAGGCCATCTCCGCGCGCAGTGCGCCGGTGATCGAATCCAGCATGTAGGGGGTCGCCGCCGGGTCGACGGTGGCGCCGAGGTCGTCCTCGTCCATGAAGGTCGAGCGCACCGAGACGGCGCAGAGCGCCAGGATCGTGGAGGCGAAGGCCGCGCAGAGGGCCGGCACGAACACGAAGATGCGCAGGAAGGCATGGACCTGGGCCTCGCTCACGTCGATCGGATCGACGCCGTAGACCATGGCGGTGAAGGAATGCAGCTGCGAGCGGTTGACCGCGTTGCGATAGGTCTGCTCCGCATCGGCGACCTTGCGCTCGGCCGCGCCCCGGTCGAGCTCACCCCGGGCCTTGCGGGCCTCCTCGAGAAGCTTCGTCACCCCGCCCCGGTCCGTGCCGGCCTTGGCGACGCTGGCGTTCAGGGTAGCGGTGCGCGGGTCGGTGACGCACTTCATGTTCGAGTAGCGCTGCCCCCGGCTGTTGGTGCCGTAGACGCGCTCGCAGCGCTGCGGCGGCAGGCCGGCGAGCTGGCTCGCGTTCTCGGCCGCGCGCTTCTCGATCTGGTCGAGTTCGGTGGTGTATTGCGCGACGCGGGCATCCGCGGCGGAGATGCGGTTGTCGATGGTGCCGCGATCGGCCTGGGCGTCCTTCAGGGCGGTCTTGGCCTTGGCGGCGTCCATGAGGCGGGGATGGAACATCATCTCGCCGAGCTGCGACACCGACTTCGTGGTCACGCCCGCCGCGAAGATGATGCCGATCACCGCCAGCATGCGGATGACGTAGGAGCGCTGCGTCCGCGCCAGGATGCCGAGCGGCACGCGGCAGAGTTCCACCGCCGCGTAGACCAGCGGCGCCAGCAGCATGAAGTAGAACGCCTTCGAATCGCCGTCGCTGTAGACCCCGGCGAACAGCCAGGCGCCCCACAGGGAGGCGCCGATGACCATGAACTCGACGAGGTAGGCGATGCCGACATAGCCCCACTTGATGCGGTAGCCCTTCTCGACGTCACGCTCGTGGACCCACCGGTCGGTTTCCCGGCGCCAGTCTCGGGCTTCCCGCTGCACGTCCCGGTTGGGCGGCGTCTTTCGCATGGTGTACTCATGTCTCATGACGCGACGCGGCGCGCTTAACGGACCATCAACATATTGCCTATGCGCATATTGTGCCGTTTTTGCGCCGCGTCGCCGTGCTTAGCAGCACGGTCTCCCTGTCCCAATGGTCGCAACCGGCGGATTTCGCAATTCCGCGTGTGAACGTGGTTGCGCCGGGACGGC
It encodes:
- a CDS encoding ATPase — encoded protein: MRKTPPNRDVQREARDWRRETDRWVHERDVEKGYRIKWGYVGIAYLVEFMVIGASLWGAWLFAGVYSDGDSKAFYFMLLAPLVYAAVELCRVPLGILARTQRSYVIRMLAVIGIIFAAGVTTKSVSQLGEMMFHPRLMDAAKAKTALKDAQADRGTIDNRISAADARVAQYTTELDQIEKRAAENASQLAGLPPQRCERVYGTNSRGQRYSNMKCVTDPRTATLNASVAKAGTDRGGVTKLLEEARKARGELDRGAAERKVADAEQTYRNAVNRSQLHSFTAMVYGVDPIDVSEAQVHAFLRIFVFVPALCAAFASTILALCAVSVRSTFMDEDDLGATVDPAATPYMLDSITGALRAEMALNQARTAPDEPAAAPVAPGVAPAAQAAPPGGAVIPIDRRAPAQAVGAGAGA